The genomic window AGACATTAAATGATGATCTCAAAGTTTGTTGTAAGGACAGGCACAACTTATTGAGATCTGCTTCTTTAGTTCCACCAAGACAAACGGAATCATTGACAGGACTTAAAATAAGCGGAAGCAAGGGGATGGCTTTTACCGATGACAATGCATGGAATTCTCGAATTTGTGGGGTAATACTCATTATACGGCAAGCATGCCATTTACTTCGTTCAGTGAGATTCCTTCTAGCAAGATTTAAACGTGAGGAACCATTTTGAAGATAGAACCTGATAAGAACAATACTCAAACTTCTTTTATTGTCTTTCTCACGCCTTTCAACCTGCAAACACATTGATGACTGCTTTAGCATGACAGGTTTGTTAGCCTGCTTGTTTTCAATTGCATTACTTAGCAACACTACATTCATTGACCATGCTTGAGGGCAGCCTGACTTAGCTCCAAAAAGGGCAAACAAAATGCAAATCAACTTGGACGTTAATTGAAATAATTGACAGTAAGCCAAAATCAATTGTCCAATTTATAATTCTATTTATGAACAATGACTAAGTATTGGAATGATTTCGTTTATAAGAGAAGGTTAAAAAGAGTTAATAAAGATTAGTAGGATGGGTAAATCTTCATGCTTCAGTCAATCATGGCTGAATGTGCCAATAAAGTGGATCTTTTGGTAAAAGTCACAGTATGTGGGAAGAAACAATGAACCTGTACTAGCCTAAGTTggtgaaaaataataatagaaaggTTTTTTTCAGCTCATTGAGGTGGACTAAAAAGAAACATTATGCCTTCACtacttctgtaatttactttacCAAGAGTCATCATATAATTTCCTACCAAATTATCAAACTTCCCATTTTCCAACTACTCCATACCACAGCTTAGAAAAATTAACTCTAGGACTTCATGTACTTGCAAGAATAAAACTTTAGATGACAACAGTCACATTCACATATGAATGACAGTATACCTTTCCAACCATATGAACTTCCTGAGAAGACTTTTGAGGAGGTTCTTTTGATAGCAAAATGAGGTCATTTTCTGAAAAGCTCTTACATGCTGCAGAATCACTGTCATCATGGACAAAACGAACAAAATGAAAATCATCAACTCTCTCCACTGACATCACTGAAAGGTTCCCATAAGCTGCATCCTCCCATGAAGACATCTCATGAAAAGTATTCTGTATCTGTGCTTTAAACTCCTCCAAAACTAACGGCCTGAATATCTCCACATATTGTTCTGGTGATTGAAAATAAACAGGAACTTCCTTTAACTTCCCAACGGTTTGGGTTTCATCTTTTCTTGTGGATGACAATCCAACTGTGGCAAAATAATTTGTTTCAAGAATAGGTTTATACCAATCATCCAACCTAGGTGGCTTGAATCTGTTCTCTGGGTTCTTTAATTTATATAGATTGACAGAATTGTTATCAAGAGGTGTTTCGAGTTGAATAACTTGCCTTCTCACAACCGAAGTAGGCTTCGGTACATGCAATGGAATACGGCCCACAGGTTTCACTGCAGGCTCTAGCTGGCTGTCTTCAGCATCCTGAGAATGACTtgacattttattgtttttacttGATTTAGTATCACCAGTTTTCGGAACGGCACTGCTGCAAGATTTGTTCGGTTTTTTAACATTAACAGCCTCATCAGAAAGTTTTGTGAAATTGACCCTATCCTTGGATTTCAAGCTTACTTCCCTGCTTTGAGTGCCTAGGCCTTTTGAATCAGCAAAAGGAGTGACCACAGGTTTAATATGTAAACTAAAATTACTGGAGTTCTGTTTCTCAGAAGAAAGGATGGGAGAATCAGTACAAATATTTTTTTGGAAGGGCTCCATTATTTTCCCACAGAATTCCATACTTGAAACATTTTGTTTTACAAGGTCAGCATTCAGCAAGCTTTTACCAGCATCACAAAACATTAAGTTGCCATGAGAGACGCGGTTGCCTATCTCATTATCTGATAAAATAGACTTATTGGGAGACACTTTTGCTTCCCCTTCATCATCTGAAAGAATAATTACATCTTTAGTGCCTCTTTTGCAAGACATCATTGTAGAGTCAAAAATTTCTAAACCTTTATCAGCCATAGTTGAAGAGTGCAAATCTGAAGTAAAAGGGTTCTTCTCAAAGGACAAGCTTTTACACATTGATTTCGGTGTCATATTTGTCTCCCGAGAATTATGAGAAACTCCCCTAGATAGAGAGACAGACAGGTGAGACACTTGTTTTATCAATTCCTCCCAAGGACAACCATCTAAATCAATTAGAAACACGAAACATGTTAATGATATGATACTAACAGGTATTACCAAAACACAACTTCAAACATGATCGTGTGTGAATACAATATCAAAACTCACCATAGGAAATAAGATGTTCAATGGTCATGATTGTTGAAACTGAAGTTTTATCACAAAATCGTTTGAATAGATTGAGTAACTGAATAACTGCTCGCTTCCAATAAACAACAACAACTTTAAGTGATGACCTTCCCCATTGCATGAGATCATGAAGCCATTTGAAATCCAATTTATTTTGTACATGCATTCTGAAATTTCCATGCTCTTTACCAAAACATATGTGTTTGTCAACAACGATAGGCAGGACCTCGAGTAGCCTAACACAAGTCATCTGAAATAACAAGGAACTATGAAGGTAAAGATCTTCATGGTTCTAAAAGCAAGATGTTGATCTGAAACAACAACCAAACTGTAAAAgaaaagaagcaaaaaataaaCTGAAATGTGATCATCCATACTTAGTCTCCTCATTCTTCCAAATCCTAACAATCTTACACCTAAATCACTTGATATGTATTTTAACTACGTTTTGGAAAAATGATATTAGGATCCAACTATTCAAGCATCAAATTATTTAAACCAAGCAACATTCATTCTAAATTTTGGACAGCAGAACCATGGTATCTTACAACTTGTCTGTAAAATTGATCACCAAAAGAAACACAACTTTCCTGATTGGATGCCAATAAATGTTAAAAGCATTTATTCTACATGTAGCTTTTTAAagagagataaaaataaaagcaaagcTGTAAGCACATAACTGATACTAAAGAAGAAACAGGATGATACCTGACAAAGATTGTAATCAACAAACTCCCTTCCTTTTACCAAGCACTTGCAAAAAATAGGCCATGCCATTTCAGATATTAAACCACCAAATTTATATATTGTTTTTGGTTCAACATTAGAAACATGTTTATCCATTTCCAGGGGCAGAGAATCAAAAGCCGGTTGCTTCAAAAACCCGCCTTGTGAAGAGAATTTTGGCATCATTAAATCACTATCCATTTTTCCCGGTAACTCTTGAGGAGATAATTCCCTTTCTTTGagtaatttatataaaataaaccaaaagTGATGTAGAGAATGAAACTTCGACATGACAGAATCTAGTTGGACCtgcaaataaaatgaaattactGAAATGGCAGAGATAAAGGGAATAACAATTGAACGACCACTAGACAAAAGTCATTTTACACCAAAGTATTATTTCCGATGCAGAAACACATTATCAAAGTCACATAATCTGACTGGACATAGAAAGACTTTGGTGTAGCATCAAAAGCTACAATTTAAAGGGCTTCATGACAACAGGGAAGCCAGATGTCTGTTTAAGTATGTTACTTCGGCAATTTGCTGACGGATTTGACAAAAGGAGAATGTCCACCTCTTCAAGGGCACATATTTGCCAACCAAAAAAAGCTACAAGAAATTGGTATGGATTTTCTCTAGCTAGGGGATCTACTTATGGTTGTTTTAATGGAGTTTACAATATGCAAAGAAAATGGATAGCTTGGTTGCTTTCTTAAGCCACTTTGGTTACTGTTCCTGAGGATCCCTATCCTTCCACTTAGTTGCACTTCTCTCTTCAAACTAGTGAAATTTCCTCTTTTATACACACACACAGAAAGGAGATAAAGTAAAGAGGATCAGCATTGACCAAAATATTATCAAGACATCTTTCCCGAAAATATTACCAGTCTCATAGCATGCTTAAGGCCCAAAATAATTGCATACAATGACAGCTCTTGCGAACATAGGAACTTTATTCCACATGAAAGACCCCGAGTATTTGAAACTTGTTCTAACACAGACTTTCCAAACTGTCTAACATCCTGCAcgggaaaaataaattataatataatatacgCTATATTCaacaaataagaaaagaatgAGAACAAATTCATTGGTTCTCAACAAGGTAAATAGAGAAGAATGTGATCTACAGGTTCTATACAAATTTGGCATATTTACATCATTTGGATCCAAAAGTGAAAGGATCAAGCTTTCACTCATGACAGGTTGCCATGTCCACTGACTTTGGAGCGCTCCTTGACCCATCTGCACTAAAAAATATGCAGCTAACCTGTTTGCAACTCCaaaaataattagctaataaattgaaAACCAAAAATTTATCATAAGACCACAAGATACTCAAACTTCAGTTTAGCATAgcataaataaaaattcaaactAGTTATAGGAcctgttaaatgttcttattaaaGGAGACGACATTGCCAACACTTCAACTGAATTTTTAGACTTTTTTCCATCTCCACCATCATCAGAACCAGTTGGAATCTTCCACCCAAATGAAGAGGAAATTTCTGCAGCATAAGATGAAAGACAAGATCTGACTGGAAGCACTGTTTCTGAACTCTTCTCAAGTTCTATCATTGGAAAACGAGATCGTGCCCAGAAGATGGCCTGGGAAAATGAAATTGGTAGGACTGAGGGACTGATATCAACTAAAACATCAACCCATAACATTGGAATGCACATCCACTCACGGAACTCTTGATAGATTATTCTAGCCTGCGCACTGAATTGAGCCCAAGAACAATCACCATCCTTCATTGCACAATTTGGAATAGCTTGGAAACAAATATCATCACTTTCATCATCCAACTCAATAATGACCTTGTTTTCCATGCTACTCTCAGTGTTTGGATTTGTGCAGCAGCTCAGCACTGAATTCACTAAAGCAGCAGCATCTGATACTATGATAATCTGTATAAGGTCAAATGCAGGTTGCCTTAAGGAACTGTGAAGTGAGGAGTCCTTCAGAGATGACACCAGGGCAGGTCCCCTGTTCAACATAATGTTGAGAAACAATTAAGCAAATGCATTAAAAGAAGTCCTAGTATATCATAAAGATCTTAATTTATGGTGAAGTTCATCTATATTATGCAGCAGTTGTTTAGTATTGACTTCTCAAACAGTTCAGTACGAAAATAAGATCCAAAAAAGGATATCCCCCAAGCCTTAGAGCTGTGACAATGGAAATGCAACAAGACCAAATATTCTGCTACACCTCATTAAAGTCATCTGAATGGTTTTTCCCAATTCTCCCAGACACACTATAATGAAGTAACATGATCAAGCTTAAAGAGATTCTCTAATAGGTAAACAGTCCTAGCAGGATACCATACCATACATATTAGGAATGTTACAAATGTTCACTTGCTCATAAAGTTTTGTTTATGCCTATAAATTTCATAAAAGGAATATTTTATTCGTcaaccggaaaaaaaaaaaacaaaaacaaaaataaataaacaaataaaagactCACAGAACTTGTATCTCTAGTCACAAATACAATCAAGAGGATTTCCTATGTATCCTGATAGATAATACGAGAGTTTATGTCCACTGCATGAATGCATTGTTAAATTGAACATAGGAAAAGGTATTTCTTTTTCCAGCAAACTATGACTAGTCTctgctaaatttaattcaagCAAGAAAAAAACAAGGACAAAAGGGGAGTAACCGAGTACATACCACATGTGTGAACACTCAAAAGGAGGGCAAGGTGGGTTCATCCTATATCCTCGGTATACAACAAGTAATGCTATCTGAAAAGACAATTATTAAATATATAACAACTATACAAGAGAAACCAATATGCAGCATCAATGGCTACAGCCAAAAAGCCTATCACTAGCCACTCATTGCATAGCCATCGTGCAAACACCTAAATGTGATAACCTGATTTGCCAGTTTTCTCGTTAGAATGCTGAAGTTACTGCTCACTGGCACTTGATGGAGGAGAAAATAGAGAAAGTGTCTACGCTGTTTTTCATGCTCACCATCTTGAAGAGCTTCAAGAGACTGGAACCCAAAgaattatttttttcctttttaagaaaaacacacaaaagaaagaaacaaacacCGGTTATGCATACATGCCTGTAGGAAAGGTTGGAAAAGGCCAAAAATATCTTTATGGATTTTCTCGTTGTGAGTATGGAAACATTGACCAAGTAGGGTATTGCGCATTACACTTGGAGGCAATGTAGACCTTAACCAAAGCTTGCAACCTAGGATCAAGCACAAAGAATTGTTATGCGAACAAATATAAATCTGAAAAAAGGAATATAAGAGACAGACAAAACATACCAAGCATTTCAAATAGTAGTCTCAAGCAATTAACAGCATGTGAGAATTCAAGTGAATCGCCACTAATATGATTGAGTACAATATCTACAAAAAAGGGGTATTGTTCCAATATCCCTTCTTCAAAAGTTGTAGGCTCCAAGAAGCTAAGCCTTCACAAAAATGTTTATAAAAAGGTACCATCAAAATAATAGCAAAGAGATGACTAGGCTAATGACTGATACTACTGAATACACTCTTACAATGATTTGATGCCAATCCATAAAGACACACGATCCAGCTGGGCTCTTGGTGTTGAAGTATCCAAAGCCAATGGTAATGCATCAGCCTCTAAACAGCCAATAAATTTCTTGAGAAGTGGCTGCAAAGGTTCCAAGTCCGCTCCTCTCCTACACACAAACAAAAAGCATTGATCGTTAATAAAACAGACTTCTAAATGTCCAACAGCAGAAAACAAGATCCGGAAACAGTGACAAAAGGGAATGTTAAAGTTCATTTTTCATCCATCCAAACATAAGTTCAAGCTTCATGCCTTCTATATCCAAGTTTAATAAAAGAAGGGACATAAGTTGCATTCCATTTGTTAGCGCATCATCAACTCATACAGATTACAATTAGTGGAGCCGAAGCTCTTTCATGCCAAATTGCCAATCAACAAGTACCTCAATTTTCCCATAGATTCTGCTAAGCGATATCCAACAGAACGAACACTTCTCTTGCAAAATAGTAAGGCATATACTCCCTGTAAGCAAATGGTTCACCACGTAAGCAATCTAGAATGCTACATTGGCATGTAGAAGCACGATACACAGCAAGGATTAAAGTATATATAATACCGGAAATTGTTGATGCCCAGACAAAGCTAATTCGTGTTTACAGTCAATAGCTTCAACAAATACCTCAAACTCATTGAATAAAGGCTGATAACCTAAGAGGACTGGGAACATTAACACCTGCATTAAATGATTGGAGGAACAAAATGAGGCTTTTTAAACACTAAAATCCAAAACAGAATTAAAGAAGCAGAAATAAATTTAGCCATAAAGAGGAGCCTTATCAGTGGATATAATTCCAAAATTCCAACAAACAGAATGTATGTATCAAGTGTGTCAAAACTTGGGATAGTGGAAAGCAACAGGAAACACACCTCATACAACAAGTTAACTACTTCAGCATAATCGCATGCAGGATTATATTCTTCCCCTGCTAACTTTGTGTTGATATCTCTCAGATGTAATGTCACCCTCTCATTATCAAGCTTATGCAAGACATCAAGAAGAGGACCAATAGAGCTAGACTCGTACTCCATATTGTACATGTCTTGGGCTTGATGATGCTGAGAAACGCATTGCAAACAGTGCTTCATTTCATCAGATATTCTCTTCCATAAAAGCCTAAGAGGAGAATCATGACGATCGTCTTTGAAGTAATTGTAAAAAGTCTCCAATAAGGGACCCATTATATCCCAAAAGCCACACCAAAAATGACTTTCACAAGGCAAGCAAATTAGAAAATTATATGCATCTGCAAACCTGACATTAAGTAAAGGTGTTAGATATGAAACTACCAAAGAAACAATGTCTCAATTCCCCAACAAGAACATAACTCCATTCCATCAATgcaaaacaacaacaatgaaaaCGGGTTACATTGATGAAATAACGCCCATTTccaccaataataataataataataataataataataataataattcaagttataaatatgacNNNNNNNNNNNNNNNNNNNNNNNNNNNNNNNNNNNNNNNNNNNNNNNNNNNNNNNNNNNNNNNNNNNNNNNNNNNNNNNNNNNNNNNNNNNNNNNNNNNNNNNNNNNNNNNNNNNNNNNNNNNNNNNNNNNNNNNNNNNNNNNNNNNNNNNNNNNNNNNNNNNNNNNNNNNNNNNNNNNNNNNNNNNNNNNNNNNNNNNNNNNNNNNNNNNNNNNNNNNNNNNNNNNNNNNNNNNNNNNNNNNNNNNNNNNNNNNNNNNNNNNNNNNNNNNNNNNNNNNNNNNNNNNNNNNNNNNNNNNNNNNNNNNNNNNNNNNNNNNNNNNNNNNNNNNNNNNNNNNNNNNNNNNNNNNNNNNNNNNNNNNNNNNNNNNNNNNNNNNNNNNNNNNNNNNNNNNNNNNNNNNNNNNNNNNNNNNNNNNNNNNNNNNNNNNNNNNNNNNNNNNNNNNNNNNNNNNNNNNNNNNNNNNNNNNNNNNNNNNNNNNNNNNNNNNNNNNNNNNNNNNNNNNNNNNNNNNNNNNNNNNNNNNNNNNNNNNNNNNNNNNNNNNNNNNNNNNNNNNNNNNNNNNNNNNNNNNNNNNNNNNNNNNNNNNNAAccaaataaagtaaaaaataaaaaaataataataacaagtgAAGCTGGGGAGAACCATTGTTCTTTACGGAGGTGGAGCAGATGGCGCTTGGATGGATCGGGGATATCGCCGTCATCGTCCTCTTCTTCCATCTGGATGCCTCTCCACCGATCCAGTAGGTCCCGTCTAGTTGCAAGTTTGTTCGCCATGGTTATGGTATGGTTTACCACTTCAGATTTTGATTCACATAAATACTAGGATTTCTTTCAATTAGAGTTCGCGCGCTTCGTGATTTTTTGACGGTGAGGTTTTGTTTTGGGTGGAAATAAGACAAGTACAACGGTGGGTGGACTACTGTTTCTGGGGTTTGTTTGGGCGCNGTTTTTAAAAGTTTATTACAAGTTTAAAAAatactcttaaattttattttattttaattttgttttaaaaaatttcgatttgcatcaaatatatctccTGACagcttatttttaaaaaaatttaggacCAATTCAGCAACAATTTTACAAAAGAGGAGCGCTACaacatacaagtcatttttgtttacaagtcttacaagttgggccTAACACGCGCGTTACTGAACCATCTTCCCGTGTTTCATCTTCGTTTCTTTTtttacgaaaaagaagaagaagagacacgaaaaaagaagaagaagaagaagaggaagaggaagaggaagcacggagaaagaagaagaagaagaaaatgaggcACAAAAAAAACgtgaaattgttttgaagatgatggaacttcagaaatacacccgaacgtttacaaaaatacacctaaacgattacaaaaatacatccaaatgattacagaaatacaccaaaacagttacagaaataaaccaaacgattacagaaatacacccaaagaatttaagaaatacacccaatacagggggagacagtatatttcttcttgaaatcttttaatgttttgttgattaaggatgaggcacatgacagagacaatctagaaaaaaaatctagaagaacagtaaaacagtaccttgaataatgtttctttgttttttctggtgattttgatgaaagagaaagagaagaagaaatttcaataaaaaaaagggaggaagaaaaagagaagaagaagaaaaagaagaaaaagagacacggagaaagaagaagaagaagaagaagaggaagaggaagaggaagaggaagcacggagaaagaagaagaagaaaaagaggcaccaAAAATAACGTGAAACGGCGTGAATATAAataacttgtatgacttgtatggaAAATCACTTGTACGTGGAGAATTACTCTTTACAAAAACAATCACCAACACAAGTAAACTAGAAATAGTTGTCATATATTATTACACTAGAAATAGTTGTCATATATTATTGTTATATTAGtcctaaatttttagaaaatttaacTGTCGACtgtatatttgatgtaaatcgaaaatttttaagacaaaattaaagcaaaataaaatttcggggtatttttaaaatttttgacaaactttaagaacaaaaaatatactttacccttaaatTTTGTATTGTTTTGAATATTATGTTACTATGTCGTAGGCAACAATAGCGCAAGTAAGAACTGCGACATAAGCTAAGAAACTACAACGCAATCGTTCGAACGCTATAGCACTATAGTGCAGTATATGACAACGTTATTGTGTTAGAACGCTATAGCGGTTGCGTTGCCAGCGATATTGTAGCGGGACTTCTCTCAAACGATTGTTACATATGTCCTTCCTCCCTCCCAATAACTTTCACCATTCatcttttctatatattttctctCAAACACAAATCCTATAAAATGGCTAGTGAGCGTATGGTAATTGTTGTGTATCCAAATGCAATAATATTACGCAAAAATGATGGTATACATTTTGAATGCAGTAATTCTGTTGTCATGTATAGTTGGCGGTTACATTCGTTGATAGAGTTTGAAAGTTTGATTTTACTCAAGATTGAAATGCTTGGAATTAAGCATATTCAAAAAATTGGATATCGGTGCATTTCACTATATGCCATGAGAAATATTCGATATAAGGTTGTTGTGGCTAAAGGATAACGATCATGTGTGAGCTATGTTCGATTGCCATGGAAAGCTTGTCACTGAACAAGTGATGGGGCTTTGCGTTAAGTTGACGGATGTTGACAGTAATTCTTCTTCCTCACGTGTAGTCCTAACATGTGCAGCAGGACCTAGTCAGGTTGGAAGAATCGAATTCTCCATGAGAATTCAGTCTTCTCTCCAAATTCCCGAACCTAAAACTGATTTGTTTTTCGAAGAATCTGAGGAGTGGGTtc from Arachis ipaensis cultivar K30076 chromosome B09, Araip1.1, whole genome shotgun sequence includes these protein-coding regions:
- the LOC107617542 gene encoding uncharacterized protein LOC107617542 isoform X4, whose amino-acid sequence is MANKLATRRDLLDRWRGIQMEEEDDDGDIPDPSKRHLLHLRKEQWFADAYNFLICLPCESHFWCGFWDIMGPLLETFYNYFKDDRHDSPLRLLWKRISDEMKHCLQCVSQHHQAQDMYNMEYESSSIGPLLDVLHKLDNERVTLHLRDINTKLAGEEYNPACDYAEVVNLLYEVLMFPVLLGYQPLFNEFEVFVEAIDCKHELALSGHQQFPGVYALLFCKRSVRSVGYRLAESMGKLRRGADLEPLQPLLKKFIGCLEADALPLALDTSTPRAQLDRVSLWIGIKSLLSFLEPTTFEEGILEQYPFFVDIVLNHISGDSLEFSHAVNCLRLLFEMLGCKLWLRSTLPPSVMRNTLLGQCFHTHNEKIHKDIFGLFQPFLQSLEALQDGEHEKQRRHFLYFLLHQVPVSSNFSILTRKLANQIALLVVYRGYRMNPPCPPFECSHMWGPALVSSLKDSSLHSSLRQPAFDLIQIIIVSDAAALVNSVLSCCTNPNTESSMENKVIIELDDESDDICFQAIPNCAMKDGDCSWAQFSAQARIIYQEFREWMCIPMLWVDVLVDISPSVLPISFSQAIFWARSRFPMIELEKSSETVLPVRSCLSSYAAEISSSFGWKIPTGSDDGGDGKKSKNSVEVLAMSSPLIRTFNRLAAYFLVQMGQGALQSQWTWQPVMSESLILSLLDPNDDVRQFGKSVLEQVSNTRGLSCGIKFLCSQELSLYAIILGLKHAMRLVQLDSVMSKFHSLHHFWFILYKLLKERELSPQELPGKMDSDLMMPKFSSQGGFLKQPAFDSLPLEMDKHVSNVEPKTIYKFGGLISEMAWPIFCKCLVKGREFVDYNLCQMTCVRLLEVLPIVVDKHICFGKEHGNFRMHVQNKLDFKWLHDLMQWGRSSLKVVVVYWKRAVIQLLNLFKRFCDKTSVSTIMTIEHLISYDGCPWEELIKQVSHLSVSLSRGVSHNSRETNMTPKSMCKSLSFEKNPFTSDLHSSTMADKGLEIFDSTMMSCKRGTKDVIILSDDEGEAKVSPNKSILSDNEIGNRVSHGNLMFCDAGKSLLNADLVKQNVSSMEFCGKIMEPFQKNICTDSPILSSEKQNSSNFSLHIKPVVTPFADSKGLGTQSREVSLKSKDRVNFTKLSDEAVNVKKPNKSCSSAVPKTGDTKSSKNNKMSSHSQDAEDSQLEPAVKPVGRIPLHVPKPTSVVRSDSAACKSFSENDLILLSKEPPQKSSQEVHMVGKVERREKDNKRSLSIVLIRFYLQNGSSRLNLARRNLTERSKWHACRIMSITPQIREFHALSSVKAIPLLPLILSPVNDSVCLGGTKEADLNKLCLSLQQTLRSSFNVCQLQAISASIGRVEPKKNSELSLIQGPPGTGKTRTIVAIVSALLASASTSLKMNCLKRAFNENLNKNSLSPFSRPKISQSVAIARAWQDAALARQMSEDVQSSLKYFRSSVRQRVLICAQSNAAVDELVSRISSDGLYGSNGKMYKPYLVRVGNAKTVHPNSLPFFIDTLVDQRVTEEKMHLNEGKKDMKVDLSTVLRSNLEKLVDSIRFYESKRADLRDGNSNVRSHLHDDSHVGDVKEMSDAEIKVTLRKLYEQKHQLYKDLSNVQAQEKKVNEETRSLRNKLRKSILMEAEIVVTTLSGCGGDLYGVCSETMLSSKFGGPSELTLFDAVVIDEAAQALEPATLIPLQLLKSSGTKCIMVGDPKQLPATVLSNVASKYLYECSMFERLQRAGHPVIMLTEQYRMHPEICRFPSLHFYDNKLLNGSQMSRKSAPFHQTKCLGPYVFYDITDGREVRGKNMGAMSLCNEHEADAAVEVLRFFQKRFPTEFTGGRIGIITPYKSQLSLLRSRFLDAFGSSSTAEIEFNTVDGFQGREVDILLLSTVRAALLSNAASERNSSTIGFVADVRRMNVALTRAKLSLWIFGNARTLQTNHNWASLVKDAEERDLIMTAKRPYHSIFKTASKDKDFLENSNNVIRQPKHEREVKDNDKDGFESKKKRVASEVKSKGRRDDKALGKSALCKEKKSLDERNSIKNLTCLAAKCESRSCSDGMLTTTEQRVFDNGKEGKDKMKIDRVETILGKRQSKFENTRSSAYHVVEETGGRQKTSKLSDLDRPNLCSRGDTSNSNEVSASSLEGCHKKKHADQVKCTTKSGVSEISKRKQQRKAVDAILYSSLISTKKDETLIKASAKRRFSSSIANESVKPPKTTNDQSVHE
- the LOC107617542 gene encoding uncharacterized protein LOC107617542 isoform X3; amino-acid sequence: MANKLATRRDLLDRWRGIQMEEEDDDGDIPDPSKRHLLHLRKEQWFADAYNFLICLPCESHFWCGFWDIMGPLLETFYNYFKDDRHDSPLRLLWKRISDEMKHCLQCVSQHHQAQDMYNMEYESSSIGPLLDVLHKLDNERVTLHLRDINTKLAGEEYNPACDYAEVVNLLYEVLMFPVLLGYQPLFNEFEVFVEAIDCKHELALSGHQQFPGVYALLFCKRSVRSVGYRLAESMGKLRRGADLEPLQPLLKKFIGCLEADALPLALDTSTPRAQLDRVSLWIGIKSLLSFLEPTTFEEGILEQYPFFVDIVLNHISGDSLEFSHAVNCLRLLFEMLGCKLWLRSTLPPSVMRNTLLGQCFHTHNEKIHKDIFGLFQPFLQSLEALQDGEHEKQRRHFLYFLLHQVPVSSNFSILTRKLANQIALLVVYRGYRMNPPCPPFECSHMWGPALVSSLKDSSLHSSLRQPAFDLIQIIIVSDAAALVNSVLSCCTNPNTESSMENKVIIELDDESDDICFQAIPNCAMKDGDCSWAQFSAQARIIYQEFREWMCIPMLWVDVLVDISPSVLPISFSQAIFWARSRFPMIELEKSSETVLPVRSCLSSYAAEISSSFGWKIPTGSDDGGDGKKSKNSVEVLAMSSPLIRTFNRLAAYFLVQMGQGALQSQWTWQPVMSESLILSLLDPNDDVRQFGKSVLEQVSNTRGLSCGIKFLCSQELSLYAIILGLKHAMRLMTCVRLLEVLPIVVDKHICFGKEHGNFRMHVQNKLDFKWLHDLMQWGRSSLKVVVVYWKRAVIQLLNLFKRFCDKTSVSTIMTIEHLISYDGCPWEELIKQVSHLSVSLSRGVSHNSRETNMTPKSMCKSLSFEKNPFTSDLHSSTMADKGLEIFDSTMMSCKRGTKDVIILSDDEGEAKVSPNKSILSDNEIGNRVSHGNLMFCDAGKSLLNADLVKQNVSSMEFCGKIMEPFQKNICTDSPILSSEKQNSSNFSLHIKPVVTPFADSKGLGTQSREVSLKSKDRVNFTKLSDEAVNVKKPNKSCSSAVPKTGDTKSSKNNKMSSHSQDAEDSQLEPAVKPVGRIPLHVPKPTSVVRRQVIQLETPLDNNSVNLYKLKNPENRFKPPRLDDWYKPILETNYFATVGLSSTRKDETQTVGKLKEVPVYFQSPEQYVEIFRPLVLEEFKAQIQNTFHEMSSWEDAAYGNLSVMSVERVDDFHFVRFVHDDSDSAACKSFSENDLILLSKEPPQKSSQEVHMVGKVERREKDNKRSLSIVLIRFYLQNGSSRLNLARRNLTERSKWHACRIMSITPQIREFHALSSVKAIPLLPLILSPVNDSVCLGGTKEADLNKLCLSLQQTLRSSFNVCQLQAISASIGRVEPKKNSELSLIQGPPGTGKTRTIVAIVSALLASASTSLKMNCLKRAFNENLNKNSLSPFSRPKISQSVAIARAWQDAALARQMSEDVQSSLKYFRSSVRQRVLICAQSNAAVDELVSRISSDGLYGSNGKMYKPYLVRVGNAKTVHPNSLPFFIDTLVDQRVTEEKMHLNEGKKDMKVDLSTVLRSNLEKLVDSIRFYESKRADLRDGNSNVRSHLHDDSHVGDVKEMSDAEIKVTLRKLYEQKHQLYKDLSNVQAQEKKVNEETRSLRNKLRKSILMEAEIVVTTLSGCGGDLYGVCSETMLSSKFGGPSELTLFDAVVIDEAAQALEPATLIPLQLLKSSGTKCIMVGDPKQLPATVLSNVASKYLYECSMFERLQRAGHPVIMLTEQYRMHPEICRFPSLHFYDNKLLNGSQMSRKSAPFHQTKCLGPYVFYDITDGREVRGKNMGAMSLCNEHEADAAVEVLRFFQKRFPTEFTGGRIGIITPYKSQLSLLRSRFLDAFGSSSTAEIEFNTVDGFQGREVDILLLSTVRAALLSNAASERNSSTIGFVADVRRMNVALTRAKLSLWIFGNARTLQTNHNWASLVKDAEERDLIMTAKRPYHSIFKTASKDKDFLENSNNVIRQPKHEREVKDNDKDGFESKKKRVASEVKSKGRRDDKALGKSALCKEKKSLDERNSIKNLTCLAAKCESRSCSDGMLTTTEQRVFDNGKEGKDKMKIDRVETILGKRQSKFENTRSSAYHVVEETGGRQKTSKLSDLDRPNLCSRGDTSNSNEVSASSLEGCHKKKHADQVKCTTKSGVSEISKRKQQRKAVDAILYSSLISTKKDETLIKASAKRRFSSSIANESVKPPKTTNDQSVHE